A single genomic interval of Trachemys scripta elegans isolate TJP31775 chromosome 3, CAS_Tse_1.0, whole genome shotgun sequence harbors:
- the HIVEP2 gene encoding transcription factor HIVEP2 isoform X1 — protein sequence MPIDYCVESSKEKEKSVNLQRLWKNGSNKTLKSTALDTLHVSAQLSSELALKTLCNKMDSGDTAIGQKATSRSGETAKVPTRWRQEHSAVIKMSAFGNQEIQKQPETDHEQVGNTASAQLFSSGKLGSSSEAGQQVTEKQYPQHRPSPYSCQHSLSFPQHSLPQGFLHNIKPHQSLEGHTWQFPGHLQSVASEDIFPFHLHGHSGGFSRKKISSLNPAYSQYSQKSIEQSEDAHKKEHKPKKPGKYICPYCSRACAKPSVLKKHIRSHTGERPYPCVPCGFSFKTKSNLYKHRKSHAHAIKAGLVPFTESAVSKLDLDASFIDVEAEIHSDGEQSTDTEDETSLLVESSDKLSPVPQMPLDIASRSNFHSSIDESLGGPMKVPILIIPKSGIQLSSESSQYIGSDMLQNPSLSTKSDDSHTVKQRLALRLSEKKGQDSEQSLNLLSPHSKGSTDSGYFSRSESAEQQISPPNTNAKSYEEIIFGKFYRISQRTALTVATANQEHNLMGKMGRVEQPLPLVNTRLDIKMLEEHISHLTPNKEALIDPSKLSTITSTQLLSSSNTESKQSQTTTSSIKNELNLYPVSQQGDTPGLLEPPVDASPLIRSNSMPTSSATNLSVPSSLRGSHSFDERMTGSDDVFYPGTVGISHQRMLRRQAAFELPSVQEGHSDPDYHGRTGKNIVVASSRSTGGEKGSSWKEKKLTAGERTFYDYDACGKHYRKWEEFETQKLNYRDLPCSGGIKQAGEYFVDSFGQSQPVPSVYGTTFENRKRRKEKSVGDEEDVPMLCSSGTGTPVGMLPSDFDPKPQIQEGQRSAWDNAAHCHAERFEICRPHLQSGSPSASLEESPLTAEPEKTAESLNRKPPGNVISVIQHTNSVSRPNSFERSESTEHIACLQDKTYSLSETCESEIAESPMSPERAQQTENADSVNKLSPSQQPQPYHMQPRLVRQHNIQVPEIRVTEEPDKPEKDKEVQTKEQERPAEEFQWPQRSETLSQLPAEKLPPKKKRLRLADMEHSSGESSFESTGTSLSRSPSQESNLSHSSSFSMSFEREENTKFIMPSKHDEFGKQSEFLTVPAGAYSLSVPGHHHQKEMRRCSSEQMPCPHAAEIPEIRSKSFDYGNLSHASAAGAPSAGLSPSRERKKCFLVRQASFSGFPEIPQTDQSVEPGIKQEQMEHIHAGLRSSQVAWHHSPTSVLQPLQSDESGKQAIGSGAQLAQQHAILADSQDILRNPLIQQAPYISTKYPAEQQHLFAHQEKVPFPPIPKALFQFPYPAVSMVPLPAQQPVLWQSCPEPLQRNLPPHFVQQLQKAYVKQPFQTEIHPSYHLEHAQEHIGKKPAEYMHAKEQTYPRYSGTSGQYSKNAKYLPDPSIKSADTSSEQHLQTGFDSPNDGSVQSLPGTVVPVRIQTHVPSYGSVMYTSISQILAQNNSPAIVICKVDETVSQRTLSTNAAMQGLGFNIAQMLGQNGGLEKYPLWKVPQTLPLGLESSIPLCLTSSSDTASTLGGSKRMLSPASSLELFMETKQQKRVKEEKMYGQIVEELSAVELTNSDIKKDFSRPQKPQLVRQSCATEPKESVQSMSSSSPSSSSSSQDFPSASIPTADPFLSREKLSSFDSASPGHKSSGPSEGRESPEELDVDETASDMSMSPQRSSLPSGEIQTEDQLRQQKLPPGMLVQMASNPNGKAARSTILLTDGADFQQIFQFPSLRTTTTVSWCFLNYTKPNYIQQATLKSSVYASWCISSCNPNPSGLNTKTTLALLRSKQKNTAEIYSLAAMHRPGAGKLTSSSAWKQFAQMKHEPFFLFGSKLERKAVGNITKERVKGESHGDKDIASKQTEPVRIKIFEGGYKSNEDYVYVRGRGRGKYICEECGIRCKKPSMLKKHIRTHTDVRPYVCKLCNFAFKTKGNLTKHMKSKAHMKKCLELGVSMTSVDDAETEEAENIEDMHQEAEKSSMAGISKEHQFSDAEESDGDDGDDNDDDEEDDDDFDDTQGDSTPKTRSRSTSPQPPRFSSLSVNAAAASYGASPDSSISMGHSSLISYLVTLPSIQVTQLITPSDSYEDSQMTEYQRFFQSKSTDSEPDKDRLDIPSCMEEDYMLSLEPTSSPRDFSPSSRQSSPGYDSSPYRDNSPKRYLMPKGDLSPRRHLSPRRDISPMRHLSPRKEAVLRRELSPRRDVSPRRHLSPRRPMSPGKDASARRELSPRRERRYMTSVRAASPRRGLYHNPALSMGQYLQSESVPLGHARKGLSQGPYFSVYGEKGISNHHGSSLFPEGPNDYVFSHLPLHSQQQIRAPIPMMPIGGIQMVHSVPMALSDLYPPSIVPLQRESSEEKQRVTSETITKESYIISKHHEKCTSPHILHPAVPSNVSSSPLLKQSTSEDSFIATEREQEENIQTCTKAIASLRIATEEAVLHGAEQPQRASEPYQKPLESAHFSIKHFSGSEPGQACASATHPDLHSGEKDSFGTSQTALAHSTFYNKSGVDVRQLGFHSRKDSPSSTPERKDTSSEKSKLH from the exons ATGCCTATAGACTACTGTGTGGAAAgttcaaaagaaaaagagaagtcTGTGAACTTGCAAAGGCTCTGGAAAAATGGGAGcaacaaaactttaaaaagcacAGCATTGGACACACTCCATGTGTCTGCACAGCTTTCAAGTGAACTAGCACTTAAGACCTTGTGTAACAAAATGGACTCTGGGGACACAGCTATAGGGCAAAAAGCTACCTCAAGGTCTGGAGAAACTGCTAAAGTACCAACTAGATGGAGGCAAGAACATTCAGCTGTTATTAAGATGAGCGCTTTTGGCAATCAAGAAATACAGAAGCAACCAGAAACAGATCATGAGCAAGTCGGAAACACAGCATCAGCACAACTTTTTAGTTCTGGGAAACTCGGCTCATCGAGTGAAGCTGGGCAGCAGGTCACCGAGAAGCAATATCCACAGCATCGGCCAAGTCCCTACTCATGTCAACATTCACTTTCTTTTCCCCAGCATTCATTGCCACAAGGGTTCTTGCACAACATAAAGCCACATCAGAGCTTGGAAGGCCACACATGGCAGTTTCCTGGCCACTTGCAATCAGTTGCCTCAGAGGACATATTTCCTTTTCACTTGCACGGCCATAGTGGAGGTTTCTCTAGAAAGAAGATTTCAAGTTTGAACCCTGCTTATAGCCAATATTCTCAGAAATCGATAGAACAATCAGAAGACGCTCACAAGAAAGAGCACAAACCCAAAAAGCCTGGCAAATATATTTGTCCTTACTGTAGCAGGGCTTGTGCCAAACCTAGCGTACTTAAAAAACATATTAGGTCCCACACTGGGGAACGGCCATACCCTTGTGTTCCTTGTGGTTTCTCTTTTAAGACAAAGAGCAATTTATACAAGCACAGGAAATCACATGCCCATGCAATTAAAGCAGGATTGGTACCTTTCACAGAGTCAGCGGTATCTAAATTGGACCTAGATGCCAGTTTTATTGATGTGGAAGCAGAAATACATTCAGATGGTGAGCAGAGCACAGACACAGAGGATGAGACCTCATTGCTTGTGGAAAGTTCTGACAAACTGAGCCCAGTCCCACAGATGCCACTGGACATTGCTAGCAGAAGTAACTTTCACTCGTCCATCGATGAATCATTGGGAGGCCCAATGAAAGTGCCCATTTTGATTATTCCTAAAAGTGGGATTCAGTTATCCAGTGAGAGTTCCCAGTACATTGGATCTGACATGTTACAAAACCCATCCTTAAGTACTAAATCTGATGACTCTCATACAGTTAAACAGCGACTTGCACTAAGACTGTCAGAGAAAAAAGGGCAAGACTCTGAGCAGTCACTAAATCTTTTGAGCCCACATAGCAAAGGAAGCACTGATTCTGGTTACTTTTCCCGCTCAGAAAGTGCAGAGCAACAAATAAGCCCTCCAAATACTAATGCAAAGTCTTATGAAGAAATAATCTTTGGGAAATTCTATCGGATTAGTCAAAGGACAGCACTAACAGTAGCAACAGCCAATCAGGAACACAATTTAATGGGTAAAATGGGCAGAGTGGAGCAGCCACTACCTCTGGTGAACACCAGATTAGACATCAAGATGCTTGAAGAACATATTTCTCATCTAACTCCAAATAAAGAAGCACTCATTGATCCCAGTAAACTGAGCACTATTACATCTACCCAACTCCTCAGCAGTAGCAATACAGAGTCCAAACAATCCCAGACTACAACATCATCCATCAAAAATGAACTGAACCTTTACCCAGTAAGTCAGCAGGGTGACACACCTGGACTTTTAGAGCCTCCAGTAGATGCTTCTCCACTTATTAGAAGTAACTCCATGCCAACATCTTCTGCAACCAATTTAAGTGTCCCCTCATCTTTGAGAGGAAGCCATTCCTTTGATGAGAGAATGACTGGTTCAGATGATGTATTTTATCCTGGGACAGTTGGAATATCCCATCAGAGGATGTTAAGAAGACAAGCTGCCTTtgagctgccctcagtgcaggaGGGGCACTCAGATCCAGACTACCATGGGAGGACAGGAAAAAATATCGTTGTGGCTTCCAGCAGGTCAACAGGTGGTGAAAAAGGGTCATCCTGGAAGGAGAAGAAATTGACTGCAGGGGAGAGAACCTTCTATGACTATGATGCTTGTGGAAAGCACTACAGAAAATGGGAAGAATTTGAAACTCAAAAGCTGAACTACCGAGACTTGCCATGCTCGGGTGGGATAAAACAAGCAGGGGAGTACTTCGTTGATTCATTTGGCCAATCACAGCCAGTGCCGTCTGTATACGGAACCACATTCGAAAACAGAAAACGCAGAAAAGAGAAGAGTGTTGGGGATGAGGAGGATGTTCCCATGCTTTGCAGCAGTGGTACTGGCACCCCAGTGGGGATGCTGCCTTCAGATTTTGATCCCAAACCCCAAATTCAGGAAGGGCAAAGAAGCGCATGGGATAATGCTGCCCATTGTCACGCAGAGCGTTTTGAAATCTGTAGACCTCACTTGCAGTCTGGAAGCCCATCAGCTTCATTAGAAGAGTCACCTTTAACTGCAGAACCAGAAAAGACAGCAGAGTCACTGAACAGAAAACCCCCTGGAAATGTCATCTCTGTCATTCAGCATACAAACTCAGTGAGCAGGCCAAACTCATTTGAAAGGTCTGAATCTACAGAACATATTGCTTGCCTGCAGGATAAAACCTACTCATTGTCTGAAACCTGTGAGAGCGAGATTGCTGAGTCCCCAATGAGCCCAGAGCGGGCTCAGCAAACAGAAAATGCTGATAGTGTGAATAAACTGTCTCCATCCCAACAGCCACAGCCATACCATATGCAGCCCAGACTGGTTCGCCAGCATAACATACAAGTACCTGAGATCCGTGTTACAGAGGAACCAGATAAACCTGAGAAAGATAAAGAAGTTCAGACTAAAGAGCAGGAAAGACCTGCTGAAGAATTCCAGTGGCCGCAAAGAAGTGAAACTCTTTCTCAACTCCCAGCAGAAAAATTACCGCCCAAAAAGAAACGCTTACGGCTTGCTGACATGGAGCACTCCTCTGGGGAGTCCAGCTTTGAATCCACCGGCACAAGCCTCTCTCGCAGCCCTAGCCAAGAAAGTAATTTGTCCCATAGTTCGAGTTTTTCAATGTCCtttgaaagggaagaaaatacCAAGTTCATCATGCCTTCCAAACACGATGAGTTTGGAAAACAGTCCGAGTTTTTAACTGTTCCAGCTGGTGCTTACTCACTTTCCGTCCCTGGGCATCACCATCAGAAGGAAATGAGACGTTGCTCGTCTGAACAGATGCCTTGTCCGCATGCTGCCGAAATCCCAGAGATCCGAAGTAAATCCTTTGATTATGGGAATCTGTCTCATGCTTCAGCAGCCGGGGCACCTTCTGCAGGATTATCTCCATCACGAGAAAGGAAGAAATGCTTTCTGGTCCGTCAGGCTTCTTTTAGTGGGTTCCCAGAGATTCCCCAGACTGATCAAAGTGTGGAACCAGGTATAAAGCAAGAGCAGATGGAACACATACACGCTGGTCTTCGCTCTTCCCAAGTTGCTTGGCATcattctcccacctctgtgcttcAGCCCCTTCAATCAGATGAATCTGGAAAGCAGGCTATTGGTTCTGGTGCACAGCTTGCCCAGCAACACGCCATCCTTGCCGACAGTCAGGACATTTTAAGGAATCCCTTGATTCAACAAGCGCCTTATATTTCAACCAAATATCCAGCAGAGCAACAGCACCTATTTGCACATCAAGAAAAGGTTCCATTCCCCCCCATTCCCAAGGCCTTGTTTCAGTTTCCGTATCCTGCTGTCAGTATGGTTCCCTTACCGGCTCAGCAGCCTGTCTTATGGCAGTCATGTCCAGAACCTTTACAGAGAAACTTGCCACCTCATTTTGTACAGCAGTTACAAAAAGCGTATGTCAAACAACCTTTCCAAACAGAAATTCATCCTAGTTATCACCTGGAGCACGCTCAAGAGCATATTGGAAAGAAACCGGCTGAATACATGCATGCGAAAGAGCAAACGTACCCGCGTTACTCAGGAACATCTGGGCAATATTCGAAAAATGCTAAGTACCTGCCAGACCCTAGTATTAAGTCAGCAGATACCTCCTCTGAGCAGCATCTACAGACAGGTTTTGACTCCCCGAATGATGGATCTGTACAGTCTTTACCAGGAACAGTTGTTCCTGTCAGGATTCAGACCCATGTGCCATCCTATGGTAGTGTCATGTATACAAGCATTTCCCAGATCCTTGCACAGAACAACAGCCCTGCTATTGTCATTTGCAAAGTGGATGAGACAGTTTCTCAAAGAACATTATCAACAAATGCAGCCATGCAAGGACTAGGATTTAACATAGCCCAGATGTTAGGTCAGAATGGTGGATTAGAAAAATATCCTCTGTGGAAAGTACCACAGACTTTACCACTTGGGTTGGAATCCTCAATCCCATTGTGTCTGACATCCAGTTCTGACACTGCCTCTACCCTGGGAGGAAGCAAACGAATGCTTTCACCAGCAAGCAGCTTGGAGCTTTTTATGGAGACTAAGCAGCAGAAAagagtcaaagaagaaaaaatgtatgGACAGATTGTTGAGGAGCTAAGTGCAGTAGAGTTGACTAATTCAGATATAAAGAAGGATTTTTCCAGACCGCAAAAGCCTCAGCTAGTTAGGCAGAGCTGTGCTACTGAGCCAAAGGAAAGTGTGCAGTCCATGTCATCCTCTTCACCATCATCGTCCTCATCATCTCAAGATTTCCCCTCTGCCAGCATACCAACAGCTGACCCTTTTCTGAGCAGGGAAAAGCTTTCCAGTTTTGATTCAGCATCACCAGGGCACAAGTCGAGTGGCCCTTCTGAAGGAAGAGAGTCACCAGAAGAATTGGATGTGGATGAAACAGCATCAGATATGAGCATGAGCCCACAGAGGTCTTCACTGCCATCAGGAGAAATTCAGACAGAAGACCAACTGCGACAGCAGAAATTGCCTCCTGGTATGTTGGTCCAGATGGCATCCAATCCAAATGGGAAAGCAGCACGCTCAACCATCCTCCTAACAGATGGAGCAGATTTTCAGCAGATCTTTCAGTTCCCTAGTCTACGCACTACTACTACTGTGAGCTGGTGTTTCTTAAACTATACCAAGCCCAATTACATTCAACAAGCAACCCTCAAATCTTCAGTTTATGCTTCATGGTGCATTAGTTCATGTAACCCAAACCCATCAGGGTTAAATACAAAGACTACTCTAGCACTTCTAAGGTCCAAGCAGAAAAACACCGCAGAAATTTATTCTTTGGCTGCTATGCATAGACCTGGAGCTGGTAAACTGACCTCATCAAGTGCATGGAAACAGTTTGCTCAG ATGAAACACGAACCATTCTTCTTGTTTGGCAGCAAACTTGAAAGGAAAGCAGTGGGGAATATTACAAAAGAAAGAGTAAAAGGAGAAAGTCATGGAGATAAAGACATTGCGTCCAAACAGACTGAGCCAGTACGAATTAAAATCTTTGAAGGAGG GTACAAATCAAATGAGGATTATGTGTATGTCCGAGGACGTGGGCGAGGAAAATACATTTGTGAAGAATGTGGGATTCGCTGCAAGAAACCAAGCATGCTCAAAAAACATATCCGCACTCATACCGATGTACGGCCTTATGTATGCAAGTTGTGTAATTTTGCCTTCAAAACTAAAG GAAATCTGACAAAACATATGAAGTCTAAAGCACACATGAAAAAATGTCTGGAGCTGGGAGTATCAATGACATCTGTGGATGATGCCGAAACTGAAGAAGCAG AAAACATTGAAGACATGCaccaggaagcagagaagagtAGTATGGCAGGCATATCAAAAGAACACCAGTTTTCTGATGCTGAGGAATCGGATGGGGATGATGGAGATGACAATGACGATGATGAAGAGGATGACGATGACTTTGATGATACCCAGGGAGACTCAACACCAAAAACGAGATCAAGAAGCACCAGCCCCCAACCCCCCAGATTCTCTTCACTGTCAGTGAATGCTGCAGCGGCGTCCTATGGGGCTTCTCCTGACAGTTCCATTTCAATGGGACACTCTTCCCTGATCAGTTATTTGGTTACTTTACCTAGTATTCAGGTTACTCAGCTTATAACACCAAGCGACTCATATGAAGACTCACAAATGACGGAATATCAGAGGTTTTTCCAGAGCAAAAGTACTGATTCAGAGCCTGACAAAGACAGGTTAGACATACCTAGTTGTATGGAGGAGGATTACATGCTTTCATTAGAGCCCACCTCATCTCCGAGGGACTTCTCACCTTCTAGCCGACAGTCCTCACCAGGGTATGATTCTTCGCCATATAGAGATAATTCACCAAAGAGGTATTTAATGCCCAAAGGGGATTTGTCACCCAGAAGGCATTTATCACCAAGGAGGGATATTTCACCCATGAGACACCTTTCCCCAAGGAAGGAAGCTGTGTTGAGAAGAGAGTTATCACCGAGACGGGATGTTTCACCAAGACGTCATTTGTCACCTAGGAGACCAATGTCACCTGGAAAAGATGCATCTGCCAGAAGAGAACTGTCtccaaggagggagagaagatatATGACCTCAGTTAGAGCAGCATCACCCAGAAGGGGTCTGTACCATAATCCAGCATTGTCTATGGGTCAATATTTACAGTCTGAATCCGTTCCATTGGGACATGCA AGAAAAGGGTTGTCTCAGGGTCCTTACTTCAGTGTGTACGGAGAAAAAGGAATTTCGAACCATCATGGGTCTAGCCTGTTCCCTGAGGGTCCTAATGACTATGTCTTCAGTCACCTTCCATTACACTCCCAGCAACAAATCCGAGCACCTATCCCCATGATGCCCATTGGAGGTATCCAAATGGTCCATTCAGTACCTATGGCCCTGTCAGATTTATATCCTCCGTCCATCGTGCCCCTGCAGAGGGAGAGCTCTGAGGAAAAGCAAAGAGTAACTTCAGAGACCATTACAAAAGAATCCTATATCATTTCTAAGCACCATGAGAAATGTACCTCTCCTCACATTTTGCACCCAGCTGTTCCATCCAATGTATCCTCCTCTCCATTGCTGAAACAAAGCACTTCAGAAGACAGTTTTATAGCTACAGAAAGAGAACAGGAGGAGAACATACAGACTTGTACAAAAGCCATAGCCTCTCTGCGAATCGCCACAGAAGAAGCTGTTCTGCATGGGGCAGAGCAGCCACAGAGGGCTTCTGAGCCTTATCAGAAGCCCTTAGAAAGTGCACATTTTAGCATTAAACACTTTAGTGGATCTGAGCCAGGCCAGGCCTGTGCTTCAGCCACCCATCCTGACTTGCACAGTGGTGAAAAGGACAGCTTTGGTACATCACAGACTGCATTAGCTCATTCCACCTTTTATAACAAGAGCGGTGTAGATGTCAGACAGTTAGGCTTCCACAGCAGGAAAGACTCTCCATCAAGCACACCGGAAAGAAAAGATACATCATCTGAGAAGAGCAAACTGCATTGA